The region ATAGGTCTCTGCAACAGAGGCACCGTTTCTTTTACTTAGTAAAAAAGATTGGAAACTTGTTTTTACCGTAATGTCTTTTGTGGGACTGAGTTTTTTTTGGCGACCTCGGAAGTAAGAGTGAAAAGCAAAGGTTCCATTCTGAGTGAGGACTCCCATTGTTCCCGAATGACTTCCCGTAATTTTTACCATATCCGGAAAAACGTTTTTAACCAGTGCATCAAAGTTAAATCGTTTGATGGCTTGCCGATAGGATTCTGCATCTTCTGTCAGATACTCTGATAAAAATCTGGTTCGAATATAACGAGTGAGTCTTTCGATTATGGGTAGGTATAAAATTAGAGCGAAGGCACTTGTTAGTAGTAAAGCAAGTTCCAAACGATAAGACATCTGTTCCGGAATCTGAGAAAGAATCAGAAAATAGGAAAGATAAACGAGTAAAATAAACAAAGTACGTGTGAATATATTGGTTACAGACAGTTTTAACTGATAACTTGAAGGTAAAAAATATTTTAGAGTACTTTTGAATTTGTTAGAATTCATGTTGTATAGTAAGCGTTTTCCTGAATATACCCTTCGGTAAAATCACAACTCCAAAAAGTTTTTAGAAAGGATCCTGTATTTAAAATGACAGAGATTTTGATTTCTTCATTTGATTTTAGATATTCGGCTAACTTTGTTTTGGTGTCGTTGTCAGCTCCCTTAACAGAAATTCCACCCAATTGAATTTCCAAAGAATCATAAGGAATGGGTTCATCAAATACCTTACCAATGGCCATTACAAATCTTCCCCAATTAGGATCCCCACCGTAAATAGCAGTTTTCACAAGAGGAGAATTAAGAATGGATTTTCCGATTTTTGTTACTTGTGAATCATCGCGTCCATGGGAAACAGTGAGTTCAATTAGTTTGGATGCACCTTCTCCATCGCGGGCAATTAATTTAGAAAGGTCGGTTGCGATTTCTCTTAAGTGAGATTCAAAAACATCATCAGGGATGGTTCCAAGAACACCCGAACACATCAGAACCACGGTATCACTTGTGGATGTATCGGAATCAATGGTGACACAATTGTAGGTGACATCGACAACTCGTTTTAAAATTCCTTGTAGGTCACCTGATTCGGGTAAATAATCAGAAAGTATATAAGACAACATCGTTGCCATATTGGGTTCAATCATTCCTGCACCCTTAGCAATTCCAAACATCACCCCTTCACCCGCTTGGTTTGTCATCGTCCGATAGGAGATTTTTTTACGAGTGTCGGTAGTCATAATGGCTTCTGCCACTTCTTCTAAATTTCCTAATTTTAAATCTGCTTTTGCCGTAGAACAAGCGTTAAGGATTTTTTCGATGGGAAGGGGAACACCAATCACTCCAGTGGAGGAAGGAAGAATGTCTTCAGCAGGGATTCCTAAAGATTTTCCAAGTTCCGTACAAATCGCATAAGAATTTTTGATTCCTTGTTCCCCCGTGGCAACATTGGAATTTTTAGAATTGATGACAATGGCTTGGAGGTAACCGTCTTTGATATGGTCACGGCCTACATAAATGGGAGCACCTGGAAAATTATTCCGAGTGAATACGGCGGCCGCCTTACATCGATTTTCCGAATAAATGACTGCGAAATCTAAACTTGTGTCTTTGATCCCTATGTTTTTGCCGAAGGAATAAAATCCCAATGGAAACTTCATAAATACCTACCGGATACCAATATTCTATCCGGGTACTTCCCTTACGAGAATCTATTTTTTAGGAAATTCAAAGGCAAAAATGGAGCCACCTTTGGGGTTTGGGGAAACGGAAACTTCTCCAGAATGCAGGCGAGCGATGTGTTTGACAATGGAAAGACCAAGTCCCGTTCCCCCCTCTTTTCTGGAACGATTGGTATCCACTCGGAAAAAACGTTCAAAGATCCTTTCTGCATCTTCCGCAGAAATTCCAATTCCATGGTCGATCACCTGGATTTGGTTATTATTTTCTGTCGACAAAGCCCTGACAATCACACTGGAACCTTCTGGGCTATAGGCTGAGGCGTTGGAAATTAAATTCACAAGTAGATCTTCTAGTAACAAACGATCGGCCTGCACTTTGAAGTCCGAGGGGATGTCCAAAACCAAATTCTGTTTTTTCTGAGAATAAATGACACCGAGAGAGTCCGATACATTCTTTACGAGATCCAAAAGCGAAAAGTCAGTCAGGTTTAAAACAGTTTTATGGTTTTCAAGACGTGAGACCGTCAACATATCTTCTACAATCCGAATGAGTCTTTCCGTATTTCGCAGAATGGCATCTAAGAATTTCCTTTCATTCGAATCTTGTGGAAGTTTTAGTTTGTATTCCAAAGTCTCTGCGTACCCTTTAATCGATGTTATGGGAGTCTTTAATTCATGAGATGCATTTTGGAAAAATTGTTCGCGAATGAGTTGGTTTTGCCTGTCTTCAGTGATGTCTGACAACACACCAATGTACAACTGGATCATGGAATCGGATTTGATAGGATAAATTCGGGCTGTATAAAAGTGAATTCCATCTTGAAATTCTGTTTTCCCTTCCACTCCATGATGGATTTTATCTTTAATGAAAGTGAGGAGTTCTTTATTTTTTATCGAAGGAATATAATCTTTAAACTGGGAATTTTTTTGGATCAATGTATCCGAAATATTACGATTTAAAAATAGAAATTTTTCATTTCGATCAATCGCAAAAACACCTTCCTTTAAGTTTTGTAATAAATAATTAAACTTTTCTTTTTCTACGGTTAAATCCAAAAATTGAACTTTGAGTCGTCTTGCCATTTCGTTAATGGAAGAGGTCAGTGTGGCAAGTTCTCGAATGTCAGGTGATGAAAGTTCAACTCCAAAATCACCCGCATTGATTTCTTTTGTTTTTTTCTCAACAGTGGCTAGCGGATCTGTGATTCGCATCGCAATGTTTGTAGAAATATAAAATGTACCGAAAATAGAAATTAAAACAAAACCAAATAGGATGAGCGGCCGTACTGCGGGCACAACTAGATCGTAAATATAAAATACACCCAATGCTAGGGTCAACAAAACAAGTAAAAGACCCCAGTTGAGTAACAGTAATGTAGAAAAAAAACTACGCATCTCGGAATCGGTAACCGACCCCGCGAATGGTTTCTAATCTTTCTTTTTCGGAAAGTAATTTGTCGCGAAGGCGTTTGATATTTACATCTACGGTTCTATCCGTTACAAAAACATCTTTTCCCCAAATCCGATCCAGGAGTTTGTCCCGAGAAAAAGCCACTCCAGGATTTCCTGCAAACAGTTGTAAAAGTTTGAATTCGATTAATGTCAGATCAATTTCAGTTCCTTCGACAAACACTTTGTGTGCAGTTGGATTGATTTGGATTTTTCCGGTGGATATGGTTCCTTGAACTTCTTGGTTTGGATCTGTAGTTCTTCGCGTAACGGTTCTTACGCGAGCAACAAGTTCTCGAATATTAAATGGTTTGCGAATGTAGTCATCGGCACCAAGCTCTAGACCAAGTACTACATCTGTTTCCCCAGTTTTTGCGGTTACCATTAAAATAGGAATGTGAGGGTATTTTTCTTTGATGCGTTTGCAAAGATCCATCCCACCGATTCCCGGTAACATCAAATCTAAGATGATTCCTTCGGGGAGGTTTTTTTCTAAACGAGGGAGGACTTCCATCCCATTGTGACATACTTCAGTCTGA is a window of Leptospira kanakyensis DNA encoding:
- the argJ gene encoding bifunctional glutamate N-acetyltransferase/amino-acid acetyltransferase ArgJ, whose amino-acid sequence is MKFPLGFYSFGKNIGIKDTSLDFAVIYSENRCKAAAVFTRNNFPGAPIYVGRDHIKDGYLQAIVINSKNSNVATGEQGIKNSYAICTELGKSLGIPAEDILPSSTGVIGVPLPIEKILNACSTAKADLKLGNLEEVAEAIMTTDTRKKISYRTMTNQAGEGVMFGIAKGAGMIEPNMATMLSYILSDYLPESGDLQGILKRVVDVTYNCVTIDSDTSTSDTVVLMCSGVLGTIPDDVFESHLREIATDLSKLIARDGEGASKLIELTVSHGRDDSQVTKIGKSILNSPLVKTAIYGGDPNWGRFVMAIGKVFDEPIPYDSLEIQLGGISVKGADNDTKTKLAEYLKSNEEIKISVILNTGSFLKTFWSCDFTEGYIQENAYYTT
- a CDS encoding HAMP domain-containing sensor histidine kinase yields the protein MRSFFSTLLLLNWGLLLVLLTLALGVFYIYDLVVPAVRPLILFGFVLISIFGTFYISTNIAMRITDPLATVEKKTKEINAGDFGVELSSPDIRELATLTSSINEMARRLKVQFLDLTVEKEKFNYLLQNLKEGVFAIDRNEKFLFLNRNISDTLIQKNSQFKDYIPSIKNKELLTFIKDKIHHGVEGKTEFQDGIHFYTARIYPIKSDSMIQLYIGVLSDITEDRQNQLIREQFFQNASHELKTPITSIKGYAETLEYKLKLPQDSNERKFLDAILRNTERLIRIVEDMLTVSRLENHKTVLNLTDFSLLDLVKNVSDSLGVIYSQKKQNLVLDIPSDFKVQADRLLLEDLLVNLISNASAYSPEGSSVIVRALSTENNNQIQVIDHGIGISAEDAERIFERFFRVDTNRSRKEGGTGLGLSIVKHIARLHSGEVSVSPNPKGGSIFAFEFPKK
- a CDS encoding response regulator, which encodes MKILIVDDEEDIAGLIQFHLEEEGFQTEVCHNGMEVLPRLEKNLPEGIILDLMLPGIGGMDLCKRIKEKYPHIPILMVTAKTGETDVVLGLELGADDYIRKPFNIRELVARVRTVTRRTTDPNQEVQGTISTGKIQINPTAHKVFVEGTEIDLTLIEFKLLQLFAGNPGVAFSRDKLLDRIWGKDVFVTDRTVDVNIKRLRDKLLSEKERLETIRGVGYRFRDA